Sequence from the Erythrolamprus reginae isolate rEryReg1 chromosome 2, rEryReg1.hap1, whole genome shotgun sequence genome:
GCCAGTCAGATCTCCAGCTAGAGTTTCATCTGAATCAGATGGGGAGGATTTAATGAATGATCCTATTCTCAATGTTCGGGTCAGGAGAATGCTGGGACGCCAAGAGCAACTGCGGAAATACAGAAACAGATTCTAGGTCACAGGTGCTAAGAATTAATGACACTGCTGCAGCCTTGAAAAAAGGGGAGGTTTGCAGATGACGATATGGGAGTTTATCATTCAGTTTTTGTAGTAAGactttgatgaattgtggttttTGTTTGCTGTGGATATGTTTGGACATTCTGACGCTCAAGCCATGAGTTAATTTGGCTGACATAAGCCAGAAAggcttttatttgatttgatttgatttgatttttttgatttttatgccgcccttctccttagactcagggcggcttacaacacattagcaatagcactttttaacagagccagcaatattgcccccacaatccgggtcctcattttacccacctcggaaggatggaaggctgagtcaaccttgagccggtgacgagatttgaaccgctgaccttcagatctgcaagtcagcttcagtggcctgcagtacagcactctacctgctgcaccggCTCATTCTATGCTGACTTGAGTGATTAACTCTGAACTGTTGGACTCATAAACTAACATTACTCCGGCAGACACCGAGGCTTGCAATTTTCTATACATAAAGAGAACCTCTTTGCTTCCTTTTTACAAgtctgtgagtgtgtgtgtgtttgattaattacttcgtTTCTGGGTGGCCCATGGCCAGGCAGAACAATCAATATACTAAATTTACTTTTGAATAATCCCTATCTGAAAATTGAAGGGGGAGTTTGGAAGATActcatatattatattaatactgAAGCCTTTCTCAACTGGGATTCCTCAGACCAAGAGATTCTACAAGAGATTGTGACAGGAAAAACCCCCATTGTAAATCTGTAAATTAATTTTCCACCTTGAATTATGCTACTGTTCACCCTAATGGACATTTTTAAATGTAACTGAGCTGCTAGCCTATTGCTATGCTCTTGTAAAACATGTATTGTCTAGGTTTAGAAAGTTAACTGTATTGCaatgtttttatatttctgtgATCTTTATGCAGGGGTTCCTTAAGACTTGAAATTTATTAAAAGGGTTTTTCCAGGATAAAAAAGAAACTGAGGGAGATCCCTGTagatgtttttcaaccttggcaactttaaaatgtgtgggcttataactcccagaattcctcaccagCTTGTTCaatcaaattttaaaaactatttaaagtATTGCAAGAGGAATTTGGATGTGAAATGACAGGATAGTCAGCTGAAACTTATTTTCATTTTACAATTAGGTCTCGATGTATAAGGAGCATCTAAAATTCCTGAATGACTCTCAGAACCGATTTATTCCTTTCATGTGGCTTCGTCATGGGTATAAATCCAAAAGAGTTGATTTCCTTGTTCCTTGTTTTGTGTATAATTAGAATGGGCGGGGGGGATAAAAATGTGGGCAAGAAGATTAGGATATAAAAACATTTTCCAATGCATCATCTCGACACATGAATCAAAGTGTTTTGAGCACTTTATATAGCATCAGTCAATCTTCTTCCAAGCATTGCCATTGACAGTCTGCAAGCCAACAAGTTGAATTTCTTTTGTAAGTACCTTTTTGCCTAAGACTCACTAACTGAATTATGGCTTGAATTGAATGTATTATttaatatacagggggtggataaaaaaaatggaaacaccttgcagctgttattattttttaattatttattagatttgtatgccgcccctctccgaagactcggggcggctcacaacaatgacaagaacaatgtaagaacaaatcaaataatttaaaaaacgctaaaaaccccattattaaaaacaaacatacacacaaacataccatatataaactgtataggtctgggggagatgtgtcagttcccccatgcctgacggcagagatgggtcttaagaactttatgaaaggcaaggagggtgggggcagttctaatctccagggggagctggttccagagggtcggggctgccacagagaaggctcttctcctgggtcccgctaaacgacattgtttagtcgacgggacccggagaaggccaactctgtgggacctaaccggtcgctgggattcgtgcggcaaaaggcggtcccggagatattctggtccgatgccatgaagggctttataggtcataaccaacactttgaattgtgactggaaattgatcgacaaccaatgcagactgcggagtgttggtgtaacatgggcatatcttgggaagcccatatcttgggaaggccatgattgctctcttctGTGGAACCCAGAtatgtgaagctcccttcaaacagtttttgtggaaactgggttctgtacgtgtctattgagctctgcagtgattttaggagctgtggtcttgcgatccgctctaacaattcgctttagagtccgaccgtctctctcagacaacttcaactttcgaCCAGACGTGCACTTTCAAaaacagtcattacttttgagacattacctcttgaaatgccaaacattcaggcactttctgttacactagcgcctgccattcgagcaccaacaatttggcctctttgaaagtctgagaggtctgccatttctagaaagttataaccaatttccttaaatttctgtaaaaaaaaagggtagtttaaaaaaacacatcaaataacagaatttaaaaaaacattaaaatatgtcaagttttgattgattggaacatgttcaaacaatgccaaaaagtcaagtgtttccatttctttgtccaccccctgtattatGACTTGAAGCATAGTCAGGGGAATGTTTAGGCTGGATTAGAAATTTTTATTACTGGTTCATCGCACAGTTACCCAAATGTTCAgagtggatttggcatttttgtccacttATCAAGCACCAGGGATGTTTTGTGATATTAGATGTATCATCATGGTATGTCAGCTTTTCAGAGTTGGGGAAATTGTTCATTTATACCTCCAGAGACATCAACTTAGTACTCAATTCTGGCCCCCTGACTTCCCTGTAGCCCTGCATTGGCTGGGCACAGGGGTAGGTTCTGGTTTTCATCAATGCCAGTCCCTGTTTTTAATTCACGGTTCTATAGTTACCAGTCCAAACAGGCAGGAACCCAGCTCTGGCTGTGCAGCAAGGAACAGGAGGGCTGAGTGCTTAGCTACACAGGTATTTGTATCTCAGGTATCTGTTATTGGCTTTCAGGTTCTTTAACTGCTTTCAATTATGGACAGATGTGTAATGGCTCTTTTCAAGGCTGCCTACCAGGGATAGTGACTGTCCTTTGCTCTAGAGGGTTCTGTGGAGAAAATCTGCAAAAcaaattacagtatttatttacaaTAGTTTGACTTGCATCGCTGTCTATTAACCACTTTACATTGCTTTCTTTGCTGCAACCCTTTGCAACTGCGATGTGGTCCTCGTGTGCTTTTCTTGCTTGCAAAGTCTTTCTGCAAAAGTCTTTGCTGCAAACTTCTTGCTTTTGTACAGCTCCTCTGCAAATGGTCTGTCTCCCCACAAACGTAGCAACTCTTGACATGTGGGCGTTCTCTGTAGGATATCCCTTCTGGAACTTCCTTCTCTGGCTGGTGGTCGCTAGGCAATGCAGGCAATTTGATGCAAGTTCCACTAACAGTTAGCCAATTCTGCTCTCAGTTTAGGAATggaaacattttattttctctttcagcAAGCATGACTTTAATCTTTCTAAATTCAGCTCTCCTTCTGGCTTGCTTTCAAATATAGCTTAAATAGTGTTCCAGCTCTCACCTAAActgttctttctttcattctttctttctttatttatttatttcgttcattcattcactcattcgtccaatacacaaatacataggaagaaaaatagacatgtggtaatatatatataagggtaaaagtgaacttagaggagaggatatatgaaaggaagagaatatatatgatgggtaaaagaaaggaaagacaattggacaggggacgaaaggcacaccagtgcacttatgtacgccccttactggcctcttaggaacctggagaggtcaatcgtggagagtctaagggagaagtgttgggggttaggggttgacacaattgagtccggtaatgagttccacgcttcgataacttgattgttgaaatcatattttttacagtcaagtttggagcggttcgtattaagtttgaatctgttgcgtgttcttgtgttgttgcggttgaagctgaagtagtcattgaccggtaggacattgcagcatatgatctcgtgggcaatactcaaatcatgttttaggcgctgtagttctaggctttctaggcccaggattgttagtctattttcgtaggatattctgtttcgagtggaggagtgaagggctcttctggtgaaatatctttggacattttcaagggtgttaatgtctgaaatgtggtatgggttccagacagatgctGTAGTTACAGAAATAAAAATTGCATTTTTGTCCCCTGGCTGCATACAAGCCCTAAACATAATTGTACAACATTGCAAGCAGGTTCATTTATGTCACCTGGATGGCTCTCAATTTTTGCCAAAGCTCTTTAGCTGAATTTATATCTGCCATTGCCATAAATTGTTCATCTTGGAGACTTATAAGCCATAGCCTTGACATGGGCTTTCTTTTCTGCTGCTGTAAGtacttggggtgggtgggttcaaAAATGTCCCACAAGTCTTTTGTCTTTAAATAGTACTCCATCTTAGCAGCCCATATTAAATAATTCTTCTTTCCCAGCTTTGGGACTGAACTATCCTAAAGGTCAATTTCAGCCATCCTGATCCACTTTTCTCAGCCTTTAAATTCACCATGCAGTCTTATGTTTTATAAGTTTTATATTTCTCTCTGGGTTTCACTGCATAACCTGTCGGAGTTCGCATTTAAAACCCAGAAGCTTGAGAAACAAGTGACTGCATGTGGCTGAGATTCAGAACAAATTTTATAGGTGCACAAATAAATATTACAGTACCATATTTACAGGAACACTTTCTACAGACATCTTTCTCCATCAGAAACATCAAGAGCAAATTCCACGCTAAATTCCACCCTTCTCCTTCTTCATTCTTGCACATGCTCAGATTATACCACTCCCAGGTTAGCATACTGAGCTTTACATAATATTGTCTCTTTCAGGCAGGAAAAAACCTTGACAATTTCTAATATGTCGCTGAGGCCTTCCTCTTGCCTGCCTTGGCATGTTGGCCAGGGGAAGACTGGGAAGGCCActtggaaggcaggaaagcatgtcaGGCCTGCAGGCGGGGTATGGAGTAGGGAAGGCAGGCTGGGATGGTAGGGGGGAACTGGGCAGCTAGGTATGCTGCGACTTCACAGGCTTAACTGGCAGGCAAATCAGGGGTGTAGCGCTTCAGGCAGGCAAGCTGCAGAGAAGAGACTGGGTGGGACAGGTCGAGTGAGCAGTGACGGGAGGACTGGTTTGGGGTCATGGCCCGCCAGCCATCATTGCCAGTTCTGCGAACCACCAGCAGCCAACTCTACCAGTACACCCAATCCAGTCCGAACTGGAAGAATTTATCCCCTGCTCCAAGGTCTTCGACAAAGTAAGGGTTGTCTACAAGGTCATACCCACccaatttgtattttgtgtttggaTTTTTTGTGCCAATGTATAAGACAAAacatgttggttgagatttggagttgccaattgtttgaccattctgacagatAGTCAAGGTCTTGACAAGGTAGCAGCATTGTTATTTATTTCACTTATACCTTAGCCATAATTTACAAGATAGGGTTTAGTACACCAGGTTCCAGAACAGGATTCTGAATAAGTAACAATGATAacaaatcatggaatcaattataaatcaatcaatcacctttacttagaatctaataacctactctgtaacaaacaatttggattcagaaagaaattatcctgcaacctacaactacttcactgcaaaaacatttggactacccacctagatcaaggaaaatccattgatgcaatttatattgacttttgcaaagccttcgactcagtggtcctcgacaaactactcctaaaactcaaatcttatggcatttcaggattcctccacagcttgattactgcattcctgacaaataggcaacaagttgtcaaaattggaagtgccatttccaccccgtccctgtcaaaagtggtgttccccagggcagcgtactaggtcctactctattcattctcttcatcaacgacctctgcgatcatatcacaagcaactgtgttctttttgctgacgatgtaaaaacaccacggacaacacatctactctccaaaaagacctcgactttgtctcagattggtctaacacctggcaacttcaaatatcaaccaacaaatgctctaccctccacatcggcaaaaagaatccaaacctcatatataaactgaataaacaaattctcacagccaacccccactcagtaaaagaccttgaaatactaatatcaaatgacctaagtgctaaagcccactggaACAATATCGCTAAAAagtcttctagagttgttaacctgatcctacgtagcttctgctccggcaatctcacactactcaccactacaaaacctttgccaaacccatccttgaatacagctcatctgtctggaacccataccacaactcggacatcaacacccttgaaaatgtccaaagatacttcaccagaagagcccttcactcctccacttgaaacagaataccctacgaaaatagactaacaatcctgggtctagaaagcctagaactatgatgcctaaaacatgatttaagtattgcccacaagatcatatgctgcaacatcctgcctgtcaatgactacttcagcttcaactgcaacaacacaagcgcacacaacagattcaaacttaatattaaccactccaaacttgactgtaataaatatgactttagcaatcgagttgtcgaaacgtggaactcattaccagactcaatagtgtcaacccctagcccccaacatttctcccttagactatccacaattgacctctccaggttcctaagtggtcagtaaggggcgtacataagtgtactagtgtgcctttcgccccctgtccaattgtctttcctttatctcatatatcatatatattttcttcctttcatatatcttctcctctatttttatatattttcttctatccttttctttatatatattactacatgtctattttcttctttatgtattgtgtattggacaaaataaataaaataaaaataaaataagttagaATGTTAGAGCACAGATAATACATAGCAACACTGTATTGGGAAGATCTAGTAATTCTGTGTAAAACTATCCATTTGCTGAACAAGGGGATCAGTGATCAAGAGTTCTAAGCGGTCCTTCTAGAACGTTCTCCATACATCATGGAGAAGGGCAAAGTTGACTAAGTCATTCCCTGCTCACCACTGGTGTCCTCAGCAAAAAAGTAGCCCCATCATCACAATAAAGTAATCATGAATACTGTAATGTCATATTGGTTATAACTTTTTCCAGGTCCACCGACTCATCCTACTGTTGCAATGCTTTGTCTGCTATGCCCGTCTCTCTTatgctgcctcctcctcctcatctcctgTCCATTAGCCTCCAGTTCTGCTTCTAATGAGGACACAGTGGTCATAACCAGCAGTGGCCCTATTAAGGGCAAGCAGTTCCTATCTGACAATGGATCTGTGACAGCCTATCTAGGCGTTCCTTATGCTGAGCCTCCCCTGGGGAAGTTGCGTTTCCAGAAACCTCTCCCACATCAGCCATGGAATCAAACATTGGAAGCCACCAGCTTTGGTAATTCCTGTCCTCAATTTATTTCCCGGGATACCCCTGAAGCAGAGATATTGTCTCCTAAAACACCACTGTCGGAAGATTGCCTTTCCCTCAACATCTGGGTGCCACATTCACAATCTTCCTCACCAGTGCCAGTTTTGGTCTGGATACACGGAGGGAGTTTTGCATTCGGCACGTCTTCTGTGGACATCTACAATGGGACACATTTGGCTGCCACTGAGAACGTCATTGTGGTCACCATCAATTATCGCTTGGGAGCCCTGGGCTTTCTGTACTTGCCACCAGCTGCTCCAGGGAACCTAGGTTTATGGGACCAGCAACTGGCCCTGGAGTGGATAAAAGAGAATGCAGCTGTCTTTGGGGGAGATCCTTCTCGGGTGACCATTTTTGGAAACAGTGCTGGAGCAGCTTCTGTGAATTTCCATCTTCTCACACCAAAAAGCCAGGACCTTTTTGCCCAAGCGGTGATCCAGAGTGGAACAGCCAATGGCTTCGATTCTTGGAGGTCTCCTGAGGAAGCCAAACGGTTAGCTTTGGAATTTGTTCGTCTGCTAGGTTGCTCCAAGGACAATAATATCAGCCTTGCGCATTGTCTGCAAACAAAAAATGTTTCTGAacttattcagcatgaaatagcTCTGTTCCGCAAAGGTGGCTTCATTTTGAATTTTCCCTTCAAGCCAACTATAGATGGGGAGTTTCTACTTGGTGATCCAGAAAACCTCATGGAGGAGGGGCAAATTCAGATCAAACCAGTCCTCATAGGTGCAACCTCTGATGAAGCGGCCCCTCTTGTCCACTATGTTTTCCCTAACATCACCGACAATCTCATCAATCAGGAGCAGCTTCTGAAAGGGATAGGGCTGTTGGTGCCCAATGCAACTGAAGATTTTATTCGGACTATTGCAATGAAGTACAGTGAAGGACAACAGGGCCCAGCACAATACCGCTCCGCTCTGTCCCAATTCTATACAGATTGGCTCTATGCATGCCCAATCAGGAAAGTTGTAGGAAATACCAGGAAAACTGGGAGTCCTGTATATGCCTATTTATTCACACATCGCCCTTCATGGTCAGTCTGGCCTGAATGGATTGGGGCATCTCACGGTGCTGAGGTTCCTTTTGTGTTTGGAACCCTTGAGTCAATGATGCCTGTCAATCAAACATACACAGAGGCTGAAGCCAGACTGAGCCGTGAGATGATGCACTACTGGGCAGAGTTTGCCAGAAGTGGGTAAGTGGTTCACTTTATTTCTACAGATTGGTATTTTAAATGCAAATGAAGCCCTTCCGTTCAACAAatgcactttattttattttattgttttctttcatCGAGTACATATTAATGtttacaatgtttatatacatgatacaagtaaaatagaaacattactacaggggacggaaggcacggtgGCGAAtgtatgcactccccttactccGAGTGCCGTGGATCAGATCATTGTCTGTTCTCCCTGAGCCAGAAGGGTCACAAGAGTTTTGGCAAGAGCTGACGCAGCTGCTTGCCAGTCGCTCAGAGCACGCGGTTTGGAAGAGCCGCCTAAGCTGATGGGGCAGGGGGGTAAGAATCCTTTGGTGTGGAAGCTGCCCTCAATTAGGGATAATTGGCTGCTTTTCTGAGATAATTGATCCCTGGACCCCAACAACTTGAAGCCACATTCTGGGCTTCTCGGGCTGCCGAGGGGGGTGGGAAACGGAGATAGCTCCTGCCATTGGGCGGGTTTTTTGGCTCCGggaattcagggaagcttccctgaaccctccaaacTGCAaataaaaacagcacaacagcaaaccggaagttctggtttgtccattgggtgattttttggggtgatttttttttttgcctccagggcttcagggaagcttccctggagcatccggagggtgaaacggcctttcccaaggctgaaaatcagcaggCCAGCATGTgaatgcgtgctggagctgacataaggcaacccCTCGTGTGGCctgtgatatggctccatgtgccacctgtatcATGTGTGCCAGAGGatcaccatcacggccctattCCATTCTGGACAAGTGGCTGtcccatctcttcttaaaaacctccagcaatgaatatctacgggaccgccttctgccgtacgaatcccagcgaccggttaggtcccacagagttggccttctccgggtcccatcgactaaacaatgtcgtttggcgggacccaggagaagagccttctctgtggcggccacaaccctctggaaccagctcctcccggagattagaactgcccccaccctccttgcctttcataaagttcttaagacccatctctgccgtcaggcatgggggaactgggacatctcccccgggcctatacagtttatacatggtatgtttgtgtgtgtgtttgcttttaataatggggtttttagtgttttttttaattattagatttgttttttacattgttcttgttattgttgtgagccgccccgagtctacggagaggggcagcatacaaatctaataaacaaacaaacaaacaaacaaacaaacaaataatgaagcGTAttacagcttctgaaggcaagctgttccattgatcaattgttctcactgtcaggaaatttctccttacagtggtacctcatcttacgaacgcctcttctaacgaacttttcaagatacgaacccggtgtttaagatttttttgcctcttcttctgaactattttcaccttacgaacccaagccgctgctgctaagatgaaggggtttcttcccccctttttttaagaaagaaaagggagggatggcttggagggggggaaagactCCACTTAATTAAATAGGAGGACGgcgtttttgcaagcactgaggggagtatctttttaagaaagaaaagggaggggtggcttggaggggggaaaagactccacttAATTAACTAGGAGGGCGGCGTTTTTGCAATCACTGAGGGGagtatctttttaagaaagaaaagggaggggtggcttggaggggggaaaagactccacctAATTAACTAGGAGGGCGgcgtttttgcaagcactgaggggagtatctttttaagaaagaaaagggaggggtggcttggaggggggaaaagactccacctAATTAACTAGGAGGGCGgcgtttttgcaagcactgaggggagtatctttttaagaaagaaaagggaggggtggcttggaggggggaaaagactccactgAATTAACTAGGAGGGCGgcgtttttgcaagcactgaggggagtatctttttaagaaagaaaagggaggggtggcttggaggggggaaaagactccacttAATTAACTAGGAGGGCGgcgtttttgcaagcactgaggggagtatctttttaagaaagaaaagggaggggtggcttggaggggggaaaagactccacttAATTAACTAGGAGGGCGgcgtttttgcaagcactgaggggagtatctttttaagaaagaaaagggaggggtggcttggaggggggaaaagactccactgAATTAACTAGGAGGATGgcgtttttgcaagcactgaggggagtatctttttaagaaagaaaagggaggggtggcttggaggggggaaaagactccactgAATTAACTAGGAGGACGgcgtttttgcaagcactgaggggggtgtctttttaagaaagaaaaaggaggggtgcccccttgcctttcttccttcccactcaccctttagcctagctttgcttctttcacccgccccctttaactgctcttccctgccctctgttcgcctcccttctaaagtttgggattttcctgaaggatttgcaagcattattggcttttacattgattcctatgggaaacattgtttcatcttatgaacttttcaccttacgaacctcctcctggaaccaattaagttcgtatcatgaggtaccactgtatttctagattggttctccccttgattagtttccatcaatgtccttttctttctccacagGAATCCCACTGGGTCAGCAGCCACCAAGGATGAGTGGCCACTCTATAATGCCAGAGAGCAGAATTTCTTCCTTCTTAATACCGAGCCATTCCAGGAAAGGGTGGTAGAACACTGTGGTTTTTTAAACAGACTTTTTTCAGAGGCTGGAGAGACAGGTAAGGTCAGCTATTAGTTCTGCCTTTGGAAGGGAGTCGTTGTtgatgaaaaatatattttttaaaaatcatttatatATCAAATGTAGAGATCGCCCATCTCACACATAGAGCAATTTCTAAAACTTGATCTTACTTATAGTCTTTGCTGAAAcattcatttgattttgcacTGGACAATTTTGTAACGCCAGTGATAAATTTTGTAGAGCAAGCAAATTTCATGAC
This genomic interval carries:
- the LOC139158371 gene encoding cholinesterase-like; translated protein: MIALFCPPTHPTVAMLCLLCPSLLCCLLLLISCPLASSSASNEDTVVITSSGPIKGKQFLSDNGSVTAYLGVPYAEPPLGKLRFQKPLPHQPWNQTLEATSFGNSCPQFISRDTPEAEILSPKTPLSEDCLSLNIWVPHSQSSSPVPVLVWIHGGSFAFGTSSVDIYNGTHLAATENVIVVTINYRLGALGFLYLPPAAPGNLGLWDQQLALEWIKENAAVFGGDPSRVTIFGNSAGAASVNFHLLTPKSQDLFAQAVIQSGTANGFDSWRSPEEAKRLALEFVRLLGCSKDNNISLAHCLQTKNVSELIQHEIALFRKGGFILNFPFKPTIDGEFLLGDPENLMEEGQIQIKPVLIGATSDEAAPLVHYVFPNITDNLINQEQLLKGIGLLVPNATEDFIRTIAMKYSEGQQGPAQYRSALSQFYTDWLYACPIRKVVGNTRKTGSPVYAYLFTHRPSWSVWPEWIGASHGAEVPFVFGTLESMMPVNQTYTEAEARLSREMMHYWAEFARSGNPTGSAATKDEWPLYNAREQNFFLLNTEPFQERVVEHCGFLNRLFSEAGETEVPAW